GTATTACTCTGTGTGGCCTTAACTCTAAGGGAAGCAGCAGGGCAGCAGCAGGCTGTGGCAGTGGAACAACTGAGCATTGTTCCAGTTCTAGAAGAGGCTAAAGAGACTGGGCCACTGAAGCCGCTGGGTGACGCTCCAATGGAGACCATAGTAGAACTGGTAGAAAACAAAGTAGAGCTTGCTCTACTTGAAGAAGGGGAGGCTGAGGCTCATGCTCTTGCGCTGGTCCAAGCACCAGAGATAAGGTTTTTGCACTGCCCTGATGGTTGGTACCTACATCAGTCACGCTGTTTCCTCTTTGTGAACTCATACTTGTCGTGGCACAACGCAGAGGAACACTGCAACACACTGCATGCAAACCTGGCCTCCGTTCAGAACCCCCGACAGTATCGCTTCCTGCAGCAGTTAACGACAATGGCCAACCGGCACAGCGCGTGGATCGGTGGATTCTATCTCCAGGACAGGTGGCTGTGGATCGACCGTGTAGGATTCTACTACGAAAACTGGTACACACACCTTGATGTGGGCCGCAACGCTTGCATCCATCTGCGCACCTCAGTGGGCTGGTCAAATGCTCACTGTGGCACAGGTCTCCCATTCATCTGTGTGAAAATGTCCTGTTAGTCAAGATTGTGCTTCCTGCCAGCAGCATGATTTCAGTACGAGAAAGCATTGTTAGTTGGTTGATGTTATTTCTAACTGCGTTCAGCATTTTAGCGTAATGAATCCAGACTGCAtgacatccggccgtgattgggagtcccatagggcggcgcacaattggcccagtgtcgtccgtgtttggccggggtaggccgtcattgtaaattagaatttgttcttaactggcttgccgagttaaataaaggttgaataaaaaaaaaattaaacattGATTATCTTATTGACTTTATTCAGTCACTCTGGATGTCTGCCAAAAGGCTAAATGTGACGTAGGCAAGATGCAGTCATAGGATTCAATTGATCCAGGTTCTACAAAAGCAATGACGCCCCAAAAAATGACATTTATGAAAGATCAACAACATTTTTATCTGTTCGACAGGGGGGATTTTTATTTTGTCGAACTTTCTTTATTGCAACACATAATGGTGTTTTTCTAATAAATGATGATTGCAGAATAATTTTGAAGGTAAACTGGGCACGTGATGTTATCACGTAAATATAACGCTCCACGCCACATTTCATTCTAAATGCCTACTGCtagcagggaggggggggggggggggcatcattATGTCCAGCTGTTTTTATCGACACAAGATAGTTAAATGGAAGTGCACCGTAGTAGGCAATCTATTTTCTATGCGAACTTTCTAAATGTCTACAAAAATACACTTG
This window of the Salvelinus fontinalis isolate EN_2023a chromosome 28, ASM2944872v1, whole genome shotgun sequence genome carries:
- the LOC129826031 gene encoding ladderlectin-like, producing MKVLSISVLLCVALTLREAAGQQQAVAVEQLSIVPVLEEAKETGPLKPLGDAPMETIVELVENKVELALLEEGEAEAHALALVQAPEIRFLHCPDGWYLHQSRCFLFVNSYLSWHNAEEHCNTLHANLASVQNPRQYRFLQQLTTMANRHSAWIGGFYLQDRWLWIDRVGFYYENWYTHLDVGRNACIHLRTSVGWSNAHCGTGLPFICVKMSC